DNA from Ciconia boyciana chromosome 23, ASM3463844v1, whole genome shotgun sequence:
AAGCGCTACGGCGTCAGACCGCTCCTCGTGGCACTGATCTTGCGATCGATTTATTACTTGGGGATTGGACTCACTCTGAACATACTGGGAGCTCTCAATGTAAGTTCTCCATGCGCTGGAAAAATAGCATAGCAGCCCATTACACAGGAGGCTCTTCTGCATTCATAAAGTGCAGCAAACCCCACTCCTTCCCATTTCTGGTTGTTCCCCAGCTGACCAACAAGATTGTGTTTGTGGTGAGCTTTGTGGGCAATCGTGGGACCTTCATCCGAGGCTACAAGGCCATGATCATGGACGTGGAATTTCTTTACCACGTTGGCTACATCCTGACGAGCGTCCTGGGACTCTTTGTGCACGAACTCTTCTACAGCATCCTGGTACAATATACGCAGATGTTTGGGGCACGGAGGTAGCCAGTCTGCTCTGTTAGAAGCTAGAAGGTTCCTGTGACACCTTCCAGGGGCTGATTGATAACAGCAGTGAGAACAATTCACTGTGCTCTAATCTTTGTGTAGGCTGATCTTTCTGCCTTCCGACAGTATCTATTACTGTCTCTCTCCTGGTCTTTTgctatctctctctttctaaTCTCTACCGTGTACTTTATCTGGGTCAGCTGGGAGACAACGTGAGCTGGtgagggcagaggcagggtgCATGTGTCCTATTCTTGGCTTTCCTGCTGTGCATAAGTCACTTCattcttctctgcttccctgcagTAAGTTGGGAAACTTAAATGCTTTATGTGAAAGTTTAGTCAAGGTCTGCTGAGTGATCCAAGATCTCAGGATAAAAGGGGAGATAGGTAGGCCAGGCATTATCAAGAAAAGCACCCCGCGGCACTTCTTTGCTCCTGGGTCCTTTCAGCTGTTTGACTTGATCTACCGTGAGGAGACCTTGTTTAACGTCATCAAAAGCGTGACGCGGAATGGGCGCTCCATCCTGCTGACAGCGCTCCTGGCTCTCATCCTCGTCTACCTCTTCTCCATCGTGGGCTTCCTGTTCCTGAAGGATGACTTCATCCTGGAGGTGGACCGGCTGCCGGACAGCAAAGCCAAAGGTTGTTCAGGCCTTGCCCTGGTTGGCTGCGGTGCTTGGGCTGGAGAGGGGCCAGGCAGAGCGTGGGTCCCCTTCTGCAGCTGGTCCCTTGCGTGAGatcctgctccctccttgcTGCAAAAGCACGCGCGTGTCTGCGTGTGCACGTGCATCGTGGCTTTTATACCCTTGGCACAAACTCCTGGTAGCACTGGTGTTGGGGTTAGCAGAGAAGACAGCTGCCTGTGCCAACTTACGGACCttgagctgcagagagcagggttTTGGGGCTGGGAGTGATTGCAGAGAAGGGGGTGGACAGCGACAAATGACACTTTAGCACTGTAGAGGTCTTACTGAAACTTGAGCAAAAGATTCAAGGCCTAGAAAAGGCTAGGAGAATGCgaagcaacttttttttcccaagaagtTTGAAAGCTACAAGAAGGGGCAGTTGAAAAGCACCTGTGACCGCAGTGAAGAGCTTTACTAAGGCAAGTTGATGCTCTAACAAAGCTGTGGTCTCTTTTTACTTGCAGGTGACCCCTTGGGGATGCAAAGGAACATGGAGACCTTCATGGAGTCATGCAGCAGTGACAAAAttagctgctctgctgtgcccaCTGCCTTGGAAGGTAAGTGAGCTCATTAGAAAGGTCAACTCAGCGGCAGAGTAGGTTGGCTGCCTGGTTTGTCAGCGAGCTCAGAAAAATTCTAGCTTTTCAAAGATGGAAACAAACAACCTACTTTCTGGCACATTGCAGGCCTCTTGCCTGATAATTTTGCACTGACCCTGGCATAAAAAATGTTGAAGTCGATTCTATTTAGTCATAAAGAAAGCGAGAGCTTCAGGAGCGCTCAGCCAAACACCTCCACAGCAAGAAGcaagctggaggagctgctgggaagtTGCTGGCTGGGAGATCCAAAACAAGCATCTGCTCCCAGGAGATTTGCCACTGCATCAGAGTCATCCCCGCAGCTCTGGATTCTTTGCAATGGTCTGGTACTTCTGCCCTGTCTATGCTctggctttttgcttttatttccccctCCGGTACTCTAGAAACAGACACTGACCAGTGGGAACGCGCCTGCGACACGCTGCTCATGTGCATCGTCACTGTCCTGAACCACGGCCTGAGGAACGGTGGGGGCGTGGGTGACATTCTGCGGAAGCCATCGAAGGATGTGAGTTTGGGCAGCACGCAGGAccccttttttctcctaaatcCCGCTGCATATACTGACACGcagctgccctccctccctggaaACAGTGACACTTCCAGCTCTGTCCCCCACACTGTCCTCCagtgctttcctcctctcttcccctaTCACACCTTTTATTCCTCCTCACCTGGCACCCTCAGCCCATGGCCCCTGTAACGAGGCAGCATGGTCGGAGTGGCTAGAGGAGAGGTGTGCAAGAGACATCGTTCATCCCTTTCATCCATTACAGGAGTCCTTGTTTCCTGCTCGAGTTGTCTACgacctcctcttcttctttatTGTCATTATCATCGTCCTTAACCTCATCTTTGGGGTCATTATTGACACTTTTGCTGATCTGAGGAGCgagaagcaaaagaaggaagagataCTGAAGACCACCTGTTTCATATGTGGTGAGCGCTGGGACCTCGGTGTATAGGAATTGCCCCAAAGCTCTTCCTCTCTTCTAAGGttgagggaaggaaaggagttTCAGCTGCTTTCTCGTTTTCCTTTGGTTCACAGCAAAACTTAAATCTGTTCACCGATGGGTCACTGCAGTGTGAGGAGGCTTAAACAAGGACACAAACTGAGAGGGGAAATTGTCTGTATTGTTTCTCGCCTTCTGTTAATGAGGTGTTAAACTAAACCTGCCACATTGTGGAGTTCTTGTCGATGTGCATCTATCACTCCTGAGACCATCACTTagccagtgaaaaaaaaaagcaccatattactaaggaaataaaatacagaaaatgttctgGAATGCTTTCAGTCATAGGAAGGCAtccaaaaaaaagggaaaactccCAGTAAGTCTAGCTGGTTTTGTCTTAAAAGATCCACTGGGTGCATTTTATGCTTTCAGATATATAGGCAGGAAGCATAGCTAGTAGTCCTTTAAATAGAAGCCTCCTGGATACACAACGGggttattttccccattttggaTGCTTGTTGTGTGCTAAATGCCAACTAATTATTAAAAGCACTTCTTGAAAGTCACACCTGGGAGAGGATGCAATTATCTGTACTTCCTTTCACATTTGTTTGCTTGCTCACTTCTtaccttctcctcccttccccatctcctccctccacctTCTCTGTTCTTGACTGCCTTTCCCAGGACTTGAAAGGGACAAGTTTGACAACAAGACAGTGTCCTTTGAGGAGCATATTAAGTATGAGCACAACATGTGGAACTACTTGTACTTCATAGTGCTGGTGCGGGTGAAGAACAAGACAGACTACACCGGGCCAGAGAGTTACGTGGCGCAGATGATAAAGGTACACGTCCTCTCAGGGCAGCTCTTTCGCTATTGCAACCTGCCTACCCCAGGGAAATAGTTGAGAACAATGGGCTTGCCAAAGAGAAAGTTTTGAGAAGGagcttttggaaaatatttaataatgttGTTGTGCCTCAGTTCGTTGCAATCTCAGCCAGCAACACATTGTCTATTTGATGTTTTGTACTGTGTATTTAAGGATTGAACCAAGGGCAGAACCAAGCAGTAGAGCGTGTGACTTCAAGGTGATTTCAAGgcaagaagggagggaaaggaaatttagaaaagaaaagcttctgaacttgagcccaggaggctgtaagagaaaagctggaaatgGACTATTCATGGAAAATTTGCAAAGACACAGACAAGATGAGCCTTTGAGAATTTCTTTAATCCCTAAGCACAGGCAGGCTTCCTGTTAAATCCTACCAggtctcttccctcctcctcacccccctCCAACTCCCGTTCTCCGTGGTTGCCTTTCCAGAATAAGAACCTTGACTGGTTCCCCCGGATGCGAGCCATGTCCCTGGTCAGCAACgaaggggaaggggaacagAATGAGATCCGAAATCTTCAAGACAAACTCAACACCACGATGAAGCTGGTGTCCCATCTCACCTCCCAGCTGAATGAGCTGAAGGAACAGGTActaaacactttttaaaatagaaacactTGAAGAACACCTGACTGTAGAAACCCGCTGTCCTTACCACAATAGACACCGATTGCAAAGAACAGGAGGCAGAACCAGCCCAAGCCTGTACACCTTCAGATACACAGCAAAGGGCTCCTGCAGCTCTCTTGGGGGGGGTCAGGGACACCTGGGACAAGTACTTTTTGATACTTTACTTCCTCATCAGCTAGAGTCCAACTCACAGGGTTTTCTGGCAGATGCTTAAAGCAGCCACTGGAGGAGCATGTTAGTGAAGAGACAGGCGGCTTGGTTTCCTACCTCACTTGTGTCCTTGTTTGAACTCCAGATGACAGAGCAACGGAAGCGCAGACAAAGGATGGGGTTTGTGGATGTCCAGAATACCATGAACCACTAAGACGGAGAAGACGCATCAGCTTCACCCACGGAGGGACTACACATATGTATCAGCTAACGAGGCTGCTTCTTCCTGGGTTCCATGCATGGATGTCACTAGCAGAGAAAGCCAGACCATGCGGAAGGGCTTCACAGTCAACATTTTCCTTAGAGCGCTTGTAAGCAATTCAGGAACCAGGGACTGGCCAGGATTCCTCATGATACCTGGACCCACATGTTACCCTAATGCCCTTGTAGGAAGATAAATTATACAAGACTTTTATTCCTCATTGCAATAActctttattttgcaaatgtggAGAGTTGTATCTTTATCTCCATGTGCTACATTCTGATGGCCTCCACCTACAGCTGCAACAGTTAACTTATTCCGAGAGTGGCACTAGTACATGTGGATCTTTGCAAACCAGCCCTCATATTTGCTGTACCTGCTCCATGCTGATCCCTCTCCATTTAAAGAATTCTGTTCGTCACTGTGGCATGGTAAAGAGGAGCTAAACTCAAGGAGATGGATTTGTTAATTTAACTCACCAGATGAGTTAAAATATCTAAGCTTGTACTAGTGCGAACTAGTCTTTTGCCTTCTGTGGCGGAGTATCTGGACAGTAGCAGTAGGAAACTGCAGGTTTACAGGAGTTCACTGTGAAGGGGTGTCCTGTGTTTTAGTTTCATCTCTGGTgtaatgttttactttttttgttgttgttgttactgttACTTAAGAACTAAAGTGTAAACTGccttaaataaattaaatacaaaatcatGTTATAATAAAACCTTAAACATGGTAAAGAAAACACCCTTCCTGTGCACTCTGGTATGTAATGGGGCTGTTATAAATAGAAACACAGAACAATCCAAAGACCTGAGGCCAAACCAGGGCTGTATTACCCAAGGTGCTCCACAACCCAATGCTCTCGGCTCCAGCtgttaaactttaaaatgtagtaCAATGCTCCAGTCTGAAGATGGAGAAGAATGCTACCATGAAGAACTACCTTGAACACCAGCCTTGTTTTCTGAAGCTTTGGATTAGAGCCTGCTGCAAAGTTTCAAATTCTTTCACTACTTGccaggaaaatgctgttcaaatacataaaaaggaTCAGCTGTTGGTGCTGCCTGGAGCCAAGCAGAGTCCTGGCATAGCTGTGTTCTAGACACTCATCCTTCCCAAGCCAAGCAGTGCTGTAGCCACCCCAACTACAGTCCTGTGCCTCTGCCTCCCAAGAACAGACACTTTGCAAGcattaaagctttaaaaaggaataaaattaggCCATAGCAATGGAGTAATCACACTTGGGATTTCCTTATGGCCCTATATACCAACATGTCACTAAAACCTATCTTTGTCCCTCAGGTATGCAGTAACCCATATGGAACCTTCTCTTACGGTGAGGGAAATCTGCATATAGCTAGCTGGACCAGCAACACACCGCTGCATTTGACTGAAATCTCAGTTAAACTCTTACTCTGCTCCACTGGCAGCACAGTAAACAGTCACCCTCAGTCCTCTCCTGTGtcttctcaaaaggaaaataaatgtgattatTAAAATTATCCCTCCCTCAATTTCACTGTTACCAGTGCtaacacacagaaacacaggcATAGCTATATTTTCACATCATCACTATTGTTCTCTTCACAAGCAAATTTAAAGCTAACATGGTTGTACCTACTTGCTCTGTGCCTCTCCAGGTTGTTCCATTTCTTGTAACACAAAGGATCAGGTCTAACACCACAAAGTTCTTTCCTCTACACTACATTGCTCCAATATGGTTTCAGGACAGATGGGTTAAGCTATGCCCTAgattttcaggggaaaaaagagggggcACTTAAATATGAAGGGTGTAAGGTGTCGGTCTGAACAAAAATGCTGTTGCTAAAAGGAATAAATGGTTTTATTCATCACAGCAACATACAGTGCTTTAGGAATATATACAGTGGAGAATCTGGGAGTTAGCCTATCACTTCGACTCCTCTTCAGGTTTCTTGGCATAAAACTTTTCTCGCAGTTTTTTCCATGTCCCTTTTTTCATGTCTTCCATCTGTTTCAGAATGTctgcaaaaggagaagagagagagatggagaaagaggaagaaaagcagaaaagcaaaggaatgaAAGCCCTCGTATAAAAGCTTTGCCttacatatattttccttttttgacttTTCATCTTCTTAATGAATTTCTATTTCAGGGCCTGAGGCaagtttgttttcccttccaaTCAATTGTGCAGGGAGTCCCTTACCACTAACAACTAATATTCAGTTTCCACGCACTGCAATCAAAGTTAGGAACTGGAGCAGAACAAAACTGCACTAGCTTCCTACCTTGCACTTAATAAATGATCTGGCTGAGAGTATTTCTGCATCGTGGTACCTTGTTTTCTCTCAAAGTCTAAtacaaaaggagaaatactgAAGGGAATTTGAACATGGTGAAAGAGAAGCTGAGCATTTTTTTGAATGATGTAGCAAACgtgcatttctttcacatagCTCCTGCTATCTGATCTCAAAGAGCCCTTGCAAACCCTTTGCTGTTCCTGCCCACTGCAAAATACAATCAATCAGCTTTTTGCCCTGCTAGATTACTGAAGATCTCCTTAATTATTAACATTAAACAAACATCCTACTATACTTGCACGGCAGTCCCATTCTGTCCTTTAGTCACAGGTGTTTAGTAGAAGTGATGCAGTGAACACCACAAAGACTGGAATGTACTTTGTCTACTTATTCTCTTATTCTCCGATCAAGCACAGTATTAGTACCTGTTGCTAGTATCATCTTGCAGTCTTCTACCGTCAGTCCAGTGAAGCTTGTCTCTCTCAGGCGTGGATACTTCACAAGTGAGCAAGTAggtgagaggagagagagagagagaatgatgTTACTTGTAGTGCAttaaaacaggtaaaaatgtCACCATACAGTAGAGTCTGCGCTCATTTTCAGTCAAGCTCTAAGAATTCTGTTCATACATATCAAGAACTATCATCGGCATTGTTCATACATGTCATGGAGGCCAAGATGTCTGCAGCTTTCCCGGAGTGACCAAAGGCACCAGGTAGTGCTGCATCCGCCTGACCGCTCATTTGTCTGTTACACATTCCCTGCTGGGACGCGGCAGCCAACTGCAGTAGGTGGTGACTCACCCCCTAAAAGAGGGACGACAGCTAATGCCAAAGCTCACCTTGTTTTTGTAGTAGTTGGTGTGGATTCTGACTAAGCTCTCGTACATTCGGTCACAGGTCTCAGGGTCAGCAATCTAGAAAGGGATAAAAGTATCGCACAAGTCTTATTTTAAACCTCCACAGCAAAAACCACCTCGTTTCAAGCTTGTGAGAAGGACAGTCAAGGAGCAGCTTAGGTAACTTCTCAGTGCAATGTAGGATGCTGGTGACCCCTATTATGCTGCTCCAGAATGCAGACCATTTTCTTCCAATTCTTAGCAGCTTGGCCTACAAGAATAACGAAGCACATGATTTCCAGAATTGACCTTAAACTCTGCTCAAAAAGATTTGACAGATCAACTGTGCATACACAGTTAATGAGAATATTGCTGGACAGTTTTCTTCTCATGTTTATTGGCCACTGCTGTGAAATCTGCGAGACTTCTTGCTCAAAGGCCAGTTTTGTCGCCTGTTTTATTCTAAAGCAGCAAATAGGATAACGTACTAGGATGGAAGTTAGAAAATCCTGGTGCAGGCTAAAAATAGTTTATAATTGATTAGGGAGAAGCAGCATGAAAGACACTGAACAGCTTGGGAAGGGTATATGGATTACTATTTTGGTCAAGTAAGTTGGAAAGATTTTGCTAATACCTAAACCTCTGCTCAGTTTAGGTATTATTTAGGTGCCTCGGACAGGTGCATCTGCCCTGCAGAGCCATCTATTTAGCAGTGTGGATGGCATGTCAtcttgtttttctattttacaaTGGGGGCCAACTCAACCAGAACACTGCATTGCTGCTTGATGACATCAAATATAAATGATTAAAATGGATACATGAATAAGAATAGTATCAACAGAAACATGTCAGGATAAAATGACACGGCTCATCTGTCCTTGGGACATTGGCACAGGTTCAGCACAAGGCGGGTAATGCCTTCTCTGCACAAACTAGGAAAATTAAGGGAAGGCTCTCCTTATTCCGTAGGTaatggctgctgcaggagagaggaTAGAGGAACAGACAGACTGCCAAGAGTAAGCACCATCACACTGCAGGTGATCTTCAGCTTAACGTATCTTGCAGTCACATTTCAAATGACCCTGCTAATGTTTTAGTAATGACAGCAGAAATAGCTATTAAACAGGTAGCAGGAACAGTATTCCCCCCTCGTAAAAATCAGCAAATCTTACTCCATGTGAATAAAACAGACATTAGACTGATAAAGTATCCTATATGGTTCTAGTTCTTTTCTCATACATTCCTCCTGCTGTCTGCCAGTACATTTCCCTTTGCTGTATTAAGCCTTTACACATACAAATTGACATCGGTGCTGCAGGCATCAATTTAGATTTTCAAGATGAGTGGCAGCTTTGGGATCTTGTAGCCAATTGCTGCAGCATATTCAGCTGTCCTGAGCATATGAAAAAGCAATAAGCACTTTCCGAAATGTCTGCTGCAGACTATTCTGGTGACCAATATAGAATTAGGTGCCTATAATGGCCCCTTGAAGTAGAAAACGCATATCTGGAACAATGTTTTTATGCTAAGACAGGGCACATTTACATTCCACAGCACCACCTCCAAGCCTATAAAGGTCTGCAGCCCAAGTCAAGTATTAGCTTATCTAATTTATTTCAGCACCAAAGCCTAACCTCCAACACAATTACAACTGTAGCCGGAATCCAATTTTATAACTGCTGCATCCTAACAGCGCCAGGCCATGTTGCATTTCACTATGTACTCCACACTGCATGTACTCACTATGTACACTCCACTGCATTGTGCTATCATCTtgtcatagaatggtttgggttggaagggaccttaaagatcatctagttccaaccccccggccatgggcagggacaccttccactagaccaggttgctcaaagccccatccaacctgaccttgaacgctTCCAGGGACtgaggcatccacaacttctctgggcaacctgtgccagtgcctcaccaccctcacagggAAGACTTTCTTCCTgctatctaatctaaatctcccctctttcagtttaaagccattaccccttgtcctatcactactTGCCCTTGCAAAAAGTCactctccagctttcttctaggccccttcaggtactggggggctgctataaggtctccccggcgccttctcttctccaggctgaacaaccccaactctctcagcctgtcttcataggacaggtgctccagccctctgatcatcttcatggcctcctctggactcactccaacaggtccatgtccttcttatgttgggggccccagagctggacacagtactccaggtggggtctcatgagagcggagtagagggggaaaatcacctccctcgacctgctggtcacgcttctttaatgcagcccaggatacggttggctttctgggctgcaagtgcacgctgctgggtcatgttgagcttctcatcaaccaagCCCCCAcgtccttctcctcagggctgctctcaatccattctccaccctgtggaataattgctggaggtcacttagaaattaaatttatattcacacttttaggtaaggcacagcattgaagaagcttcccaggtGGCGTGCGGCTGACATGCgaggaatccattccatggaagttccctaggcccACAAGCTTAGATGTCGgcaacgccaggggaacttggtgtgttgGCTCTAAGAGGAACTGCTCAGAGGGTGGAGCGGTTTGGAGATACCACAGCCAGGCTCTGTGATAATATGGGAACTTGAAGGTAccatggaactgataagctgcatatttgctaccctgggccaacagtctgtcatcTTTTcgacaaaatgctgtccttttggtgaactttgctcattataacatcgttataataccaaaacacacctccatcccaaaagctacccgcctccaaggtgcaaccacccctcactgagcttgcgctttgaattcTCCTAGTTTATACCTTTAAAGGAAAAGCGAGAAAAACTTGACACCAATCctaacaaaggtatgtatgactagagtcactcaagctccacctgaaaggtgaaagatagtataaaatggcttaagagagagagaacgttagggaagacaccatcgcatACCACTGACCTCTGagatcagtcgacgggctgagcctctcttcccccacatcgggacgcctttgggtaagagtcgaacacttggtaTACCAAGTGCTTCcccaggaaacttagaaatctctatagagttactttattatcttttaacagGTTTGAGCTggcagtgttactcatactcttggtatttgcacgtgctttgaagacagtgaatttatcaccagtaatccaaaagaacctgtgtgtctgttgctttaataaactg
Protein-coding regions in this window:
- the UQCC2 gene encoding ubiquinol-cytochrome c reductase complex assembly factor 2; amino-acid sequence: MAATRYRRFLKLCEEWPVEETKRQRDLGIFLRQRVAQAFREGENTQIADPETCDRMYESLVRIHTNYYKNKYPRLRETSFTGLTVEDCKMILATDILKQMEDMKKGTWKKLREKFYAKKPEEESK